The genomic segment GTCGAAGCCTACAAGGTCGCGCTGCGGGCATATGTCTCGGCCCAGCAGCTCGACAAGGCCGAGCAGATGATGAACGCGTTGGAATCCGCCACCGGCACCAGCGACAGCGCGATGCTGACGAAGATCTACCTGGGCCTCGGCATGGAGCTCGAGGACCAGGTGGCCCGGCTCCGCGCCGAAAAGAATACGGCCGAATTGGCCAAGGTGCTCAAGGGCTTCGAGCTGTTCCTCGATCGCATCGCCGCCCGCAAGGAAGGCAATACGTTCAACTCGTTGATGTGGGTCGCCGACACGTTTGCACGGCTGGGCGAGGGCCTGGTGGTCGACAACCAGGTGTCGCCCGAGGCCCAGGCCTATTTTGGCAAGGCAACGCAGACCTACGAGCAGATCCTGGCACGATTGACGCAGGACCCAGGGTTTGGTCCTACGCCCGAGTCGGCCAACAGCGTCAATGTGCGCATGGCCAAGTGCGAACGCCGCCTGGGCCGGCACGAAGCGGCCGTCAAGCGCCTGGTCGAAGTGCTGATGAAAAAGCCCTCTGCGCTCGAGGCCCAGATCGAGGCGGCCTATACCTACGAGGACTGGGGACGCCTCGATACGAAGTATTTCCTCGCGGCGATCGGCGGCGCGCAGCGCGTGCGCCGCGGCGCGGAACAGATGAACCTCGTCTGGGGCTGGAGCAAGCTCGCGCAGACGGTGCAAAAACACGCGCAATACAAGGACATCTATTACGAGGCCCGGTTCAACGTGGCCGACTGCTATTACCGGTTGGGCATGGTCAGCCAGGGCCAGCCGCGCACCGATGCGCTGGCCAAGGCCGAAAGCGCGATCAACGTCATGGCCCGGCTCGAAAAGAGCGATTTCGGCGGTCCTGACTGGTTTGCGCGTTTCGATCGCCTGTTGCGCCAGGTCCAACGCGCCAACGGCGGCAAAGGCGAAGGCCTGAAGGCGCTGATCGACTCGCTCAGCTCGCCCGTGGCCAAGAACGAACCACCGGCGCCGTAAACAAGGCGTCGCTTCTCCAGTGCGAAAGGTCCGACTCGTGACGTCCTCGCTGAAATCGCTAGCCGTGCTCGGAGCGTTTGCCAGCCTGGTGAACGCTGCCTCGGCGCTGGACCAGGTGCGGACCACCAAGGCGACGGTCAATGGCACCGTCCAGGAGATCACCGCGCAGGAGATCAAGGTCAAGAAGGCCGGGTCCAGCGGCGACGTCGTCGCCGTGCCGGTCAACGAGGTGATCAGCATCAAGTTTGACGGCGAGGATCCCCAGGTGAACCTGGCCCGCAGTGCCGTGCTCGACGGGCGGTACGAAGATGGCCTGCGGTTGTTCGGCGAGCTGGAAAAGAAACTGGGCGATGCGCGCCCCGAACTGCAGCAGGATCTGAAGTTCTACCAGGCCTGGGCCGCGGCAAAGCTGGCCCTGGCCGGCAGCGGCGATGTCGGCAAGGCCGGCGCGCAGATGCGCGAGTTCGTCGACGGCAATGCTTCCAGCTACCACTATTTCCCGGCCGCCGAGGTGTTGGGCGATTTGTTTGCCGCGGTCGGGGCTTACGACAAGGCCCTGGCGATCTACGACAAGGTCGCCGCGGCGCCCTGGCCCGAGTATCAGATGCGCGCCGCCGTGGCC from the Pirellulales bacterium genome contains:
- a CDS encoding tetratricopeptide repeat protein, whose protein sequence is MTSSLKSLAVLGAFASLVNAASALDQVRTTKATVNGTVQEITAQEIKVKKAGSSGDVVAVPVNEVISIKFDGEDPQVNLARSAVLDGRYEDGLRLFGELEKKLGDARPELQQDLKFYQAWAAAKLALAGSGDVGKAGAQMREFVDGNASSYHYFPAAEVLGDLFAAVGAYDKALAIYDKVAAAPWPEYQMRAAVARGRALVLQGKPDEALASFNKALDVEAPADNPQVAAQRLAATLGQATCLAATGKTDDAIKQVEGVILAANPEDGQLHAQAYNTLGNCLRKASRPKDALLAFLHVDLLYSAFPQAHAEALANLAELWTELKQAQRAQEAAALLQERYKNSTWAK